The window AGTTTAGAGCCAAATAGTGGTAAGTTGGAGAAGCCCGTTCTCACTTTCCCTTTTCAATTGCTAACACACCTAAGAAAATCAAATTCCACCAAAATCCCCATCTCTTTATTCAAATGCATCCATAAATCTTTTTCTCTAGGCACTATGAATTAACTTTTCCTATGCATCACTTGTCCCGTTGGCTAACTTTCTGATACTTCCCACCACTGGCTTAgaatacacatttatttcagttacAGCCTTTGCTCGTACTAAAAACAAAAGGTTTGGGGCTGGACCAGTTCtgcatcttcttcctcctcactaAAATATGTCCCTTAAAACATGCAGTGGCTGgtttaaaaatcaaacttttCACTTCTGAGGTATTTCCCAGAAGCAGAGCTAGTCTAGGTACTACTGGATTTTCATGTCTAAAACAAGATTACGGTAGGCGTATGTTCAGCCCTCTGTTAAAAGTGTATCCTGTTCAGTTCTGTCAGACATGTTAACAAACACTCAGATCACCACAGAAGGCAAAGGTAACGttatttgaagaaaagcagGCTCTCttacagacagacagacagaaagctTCCAGACCACCATACTGTATTTTAGAAACTGAAAGTATGAAGTATTAATTAGCCTATGACACACATCTTTTCAAGAGAGTAAACATGAATGCTGTGCAGGTTTCCTGCACAATATCTCAGCATATGTAGTTGTggtatttcatgttttctgacTTAGGTTGTTTAGGtgcagatttcttcttttccattttttaaagtttaatttaACTAGATGTAACTGCTGATTAAATATGGATGATTTATTTAATGTCCCAGGTGCCATCACTGCTGTCATTCTTTGACAACTGTATAAACAGAGATATTCTGCTTAGAGCCCTGGTATTTGCAGCAAATTTGAAAAAGAACGTGAACAATGAAGATGGCATCACGACAGAGGATGAATACAGTGAAGATTCAGTTTTCTCCATGCTCTGCAGGGATTCTGCTGCATTTGCTCAGAAGCTGGCATCTTTACTGCATCACCCTGACACAGACGTGAAAGAGCAAGTTGTGAGAATATTAACACAATAGAATTTACTAGTGACTGAAAAATATCTCATCTTAATATGAGAtaaaaaatgctgaatattGTTCTTGGCACAAATCAATTGTAAGAGACTCTATATTAAATACACTGGAGAGTATAACAGATTTCTtgtaaaaagaaagataagGAACCGGTTACTTAACACTGAGAAACCACTCTGGTATATGGAAACAGAGAGAGGCACATTTTAAAGCATGAAAGCTTTTAGATGTACAGTGAACATTTAAAACTCATGAATAAAGTCTATCTAAATGTTCTTAAGGTCAGAATTTTTGtgccttagatatttatagctATTGAATAAGCATCTATATAATGATGCATTAAAGATTCAGCAATCAGAGCTTAGTTGTTTACATTTTATTACTCTGATACCTGTGAAACAGCTGCAGGCAAATATTAAAATCTGAAAGACAGTGTCAAACTATCACTGACTTTCATgcagaaacagtattttcaatgAAAAGTGCATATTAAAATTATGTAGTCATGTGTACTTTCACCTATCTACTCAGAATGTTTTCTATGTTTAATACATCTATTCCATTTAGTTAAACTGCAGGGCAGTCAGACAACATGAAACATTTCTATACtttaacaaaaatcaaaggGCTTTTTATCTCCCTTAGGTGACTGATAGTTTTACATGAAAGTATACATACTTCTCAAATTATATTACTGTCAAAAAATCTATAAATGAAACTCTGTATTATCTTTGTTAAAAGAAGCCAGGAAGAGCAGTATCAGGCACACTTTTACAAAAACTTCCCATTCTGTAGCAGCCCTCAAACCTGCTTGGAGAGGCTCTATGAGAGCTGATGGAGAGTTCTATTCCTGGAATGTTATCAGAACAAGTCCTTCTGTTGAGTTAGCCCCCATAAATTTTCAATCATCTCTGCAGCATTAATTTGAAGTTAAATGGAATATATCAAAACATTGCAAAGGAAACTGAAGGAAGTTTCATTGATGAACAAAGAACGTGTAGTAGAAAATACTGTACACTAAAACAAGACTACGAAAACTTCCGGAATGCCACATTATGGATATACCTTGTACTATTTAAGAGAAATGCGTTACCTAAACTGTTACCAGATGCTTCATCTTTAACTTAATACATACCTTCCACTGTTcataaaatacctttttctttctgtatattCACTagatattttacttattttcagtaGACAAATAGATAAaaagctgcaagaaaaatatGACCTGGAAAATACAACAAATCAAAATATCAACAACCCTGATCAATGAACAGGTCAAGCCAGTGAATCTATACAGGTATTTTTAGCTCAACAGGAATACCATTAAGGCAGAAGTACACATTAACGTGAATCCTGAATAGAACTCTCAATGACTGCACTTACAGtgggcttttctttctccttcccattgGTCCAAAACCAGTCCATTTTGCAATATGCAAATTGTAATATAATCACTTaatattttgcttgtttatatacatatgtatatatacatatacattatatataatattttatatagatatatacatatattatatattacattaatatataatatataaaaatgtatatgtgtatatattttttattcttttgtatttaGCAAAGATAAATAAAGTCTGGGTCTGACCCTGAAGAGTCACTTATTCCACCTTTGTTTTCTAAGACAAGAAGATATCAGTCTACTCTTGATACATCATCTGATTTTATcaacatttcctttcttaatCTCAGCAATGGAGATGCCCCGATGTTCCCCTCTACATTCTCCAACCTAAAAATCAGTTGACATCATCTTTTGAATAATTACAGTTTCTGTCAACTGCCAAAGGATATGAATGAATTCAAATGACCATTGCCTTCTTTATCTAAAACACCAGAAAACTTATTGCATTGTTGCTTCAGTCTTCTTCTTCTGGTCtatatctattttaaaatcttttcttcacagaaaaatactgctgaggtattttgaaataatgcaAGACTGGCCAATATGTCTTCATGAAAGggtcttaatttttttttgttgtttttaatctccTGCCCCAAAGCTGGTGGGATCTTATCAGCACCAAGCAAAACAGCTGTCACTGTCCTACACACAAATACTGTAAATGAGTACATCTAAACCAAAACATATGCCATTACCAACATGTAAGGCTCTGATGCTTGTGACATAGTACTCTGATATCTTGCTGTTTATCTACATATAATGGGTACTCCTTccgtttcatttttttcctttctaaaatacagaattttacaGAATGCAATCTAATAGTTCTTTCATTTCAAGACAATTGATTTTTAATAAAGTCCTCCAAAGATATCCAGCAACTTGATCTCCTTCAAAATATTACACGTAATAGACACTACATATCCAAGTCATTACTGAAGCTATTGTGTAAATAAAAGGCCCAACACAGACTTGGTCTGAAACATCCTTGCAGAAATCAACACTGAAGTATTAGCAGTAGTTTTAAACACATTCTGGTTATTACATTCATTGTTAAAATAccttttcaaataaagaaatcttaatGTTTGTTAAATATGAATTACACTAAAAGAACATAAGCTGCTTTTGCTTACATATAGTTTAATTACCTATTCCAGAAGCCTTCCTCAGCATTAACTTAGACTAATTGATCTTTGCCTCTTTGTGCTGTTCTTTGTTGCCATTAAGTTCTTTCAGATTTCTAGCACTTCCTACTGTAGGTTTCTGAAAGGTAACTGTTGAAAACTGAAGCTTACTTGCAGCGTGAGATCTCCTTGACTGGTTTTTATATTAGCTGGCAGACGTCAATGCCTTAAAATCACAGggaatttattgtttttattgatCTTGGTGGAGTATGAACATAAAGCATAAGAcacaaaagtaaacaaataatCACAAATTATTTATGAGTTACgaagcaaaacaacaaccatttttactttttgtttttggcAACAATAGGCTTTAATTTTGTAAATGAGCATGGCAATTTGATACAGATACGTTTAGCCAAGTATTACAATAGCAAGTAGTTTTGTAGTCTCTCATTCAACTTTAAGATTATAAGGAAGCTATAAGAAAAATTACCACAGCCCTTAAGacttttcactttaaaaaaaagtatttaattagCTGAGTCAATGCAAAGACAAGTGCCACTAATAGACTCTTCCATTTCATGTACAGTATTtgacaaggaaatattttagaCGTGTTCAGGCCTAACTTAAAAACATTAACAATGAAAGTGCACAGATACTCTGGTCATCATTAAGCATTACACACGGATGTTGCAATATTGAGGcgctctctcactctctctctgtTAAAGGCACATTTCTttagatcattttaaaattcaactTTTGTGGTTCCTcagtaaatgaaaatgtagaagcacacagtaaaataatgattttactGTGCTTGTGCTTTAGTAACACAGATGTATTGGGGGATGCCCCATACAACATGTTGTGAAGCTACCGAGGAACAGGACATAATTTGAAAAATCAGTGATTAATGAGTGAGACATAACAAGGAATAATTAATGTCAGCCATTAATTATGAGACTGTGTCCTGTTCTGAAGGTATTATTGCTGTTATAGGCAAGATGGAGAgttctaaaaaacaaacaaaaatgtttatcACTGGTGTAGGTAAGAGTTGAAACTGCAAGTTATATCCAAGCAATATCTCATATATTAACCAGTGTTTGGATCACCTCCCAAAATTTGtaaacaaattaataaaatgaatataatagaaaaatgaaaacaaaaacaacagtaaaatgaCATTTGTATGAGAACTTTAGTTATGAAACTGACAAACCTGGAATCTAAAAATCCAATTAACTCAATCTACTTTGTAAGTACATCAAATTAACATTTGCAATATTAAATACTCGTTCAAATCAAAGAAGGCTTACAGGGAATTGCTGCTGGTTTACTATTCAGACCCATCGTTTGTACTCAAGTCCTGTGACTCTCCATGGTTTAAGACAAAGAAGTCTTCTTTTTTCAAGCCGTATCTTTCAAGAGCTTCATTCAGTTTAACCGGAGGATCCAAGTAATactggaaaaataacaatacaaggaaaaaaacatcactaCCACATTTAGCGGACAGGAAAATAAGAAGGAGTATCATCACTCTAAAAGACTGCTTTACATTTTAACTATTGcctaaaaaaggaaagggaatacATTTGTCAAATTGAACCAAATgttgcttctttattttaaagaataagaATACTGATTTACACTCATCCGGTATCTAGTAAAGCATAACTTATCATCCAAAATTCAATCCTTTTCAATGTAAATAGATCTCTTAGAAGCAGAAACAGTCATTAGTCACTCCTAGCACAGAGAGGAAATGCTAACAGGCAGTAGATGGCGCTTTCTCACGTTAGTAAAAGAAAGTTGTCAGTTTTAATGTTTACAAAATAGTGCCATTTCAGTATACTTAATATAACGTTCAGGGGAACAGTGTTTGTTAGATTTTTAGAAAGGCATCTCAAGGGAGAATAATCcgttttttttgtgttttgaagtAACTGATCTGTTTTCTAAGCACTAGTGACAGAGCATTAAAAGTATCTCAGATAGAAAATGTTATGAGTCAAGTAAACATAGTTAACAGAATCAGAAGTAAGTTACAAGAAGCAATAGTGCAACTGTTGCAAAGAAAGTTGAAAAACAGCTAGGAGACAAGGTGCCTCCAAGTACCAGTAGACTTCTCGcctttcacttcatttttagtCACTGTTGCAGTATGATCTAGTAACTAATTACTAGAAGGAGCGATACAGAGCAAGGGTGGAAACCAGCAACAATTCAGAATAACTAAGCTTATCCGTGTTTTACCAGTAAAAGAAGCTGATATTTAATCATAAATCAAAAATAGCATTCAATGCATTTAACTAGACTGACACAGTGCATAGAAACTATACTGAAGTAAGGGCACTCAATTCTTACGGCTTCCAAGAGATGTATGCAATAAAATAGTTAACTTGGCAATGAATTTCCCTGTCTACCATGTTCCTCAGCTGTCAGACATCAGGTTTACTATTCACTCTACAGGATATATTCTAGCGATTTAAATCCCTATACAAACACTATTTCTTCAGAAGAtatttgctgggttttttttgtttgtttttttttttttctgcctgaataTTCTCTAAGGACTGCCAGTGCACTATCCTATCTACTTTATTTTCAGTATGGAATGTTCAGAACCAAAGACTCAAAGGTTTCTCAACTGCATTGATTTCTCTTTCCAGATTTCAGATGAAAGGACACAGAGGAGCTGTCATAACTATCAATTTATGACTTAAAGGTTCAGacttcagagaagagaaagttatTGAAATGCCAGATTACAGACTAACTTTCTTGTCTGCTTCAATCTTTCTCTGCCCCATGATTTCCattttagtgggttttttttttaatttaactttaCACTAAATAAAAGGGAGGCAAATAAACTAACTAATAAGGGCATTCAATTGGAGAAATCTATTGCCCATAATATTTACTTTCTCTGAATCAGAAGGAATGTAGTTGTAACTATTTCTGTGTATCTAGTTCCTTCAACAATAAAGGGACTTCAAAGATGCTGCTTAACATAAGATTCCCAACATGCTTCTCTGTCTGACAAAATTTTCcatcagaaagaaattcaacctttaaaaaataattttgctgaaGTTACAAAATGCTAATAGATCTCCAGGTGTTTTGATATCTAtactttaaaattaatcttAGCTATTTAATACATTAGTTATTAATAAGTACATATTGTTTTGATGCACAGTACATCTAGTAACTTTTCACTcatattacattttaattatacGCTTACAGATACGTGCATTAAATTGCATGAAGGAAATATCATTAATGACTGTGTAGTCAGAAAATCTGAGCTCATATGTAGCGCTTAAATTTACCTCATTTGCTAAAGCAAAGGTTCCCCAGTGAATTGCTACAGACTTCTTCGCTTGAACATCAATATGGATTCTTACTGCTTCTTCAGGATCCACATGTTGATGTTTCATAAACCACCtaccaaaacacaaaataagttTTTTGTGTCACCAGATTTCTTCTTTACCTTCATGGAGTAAGTTGCAAGGAATctaaaaatatgcatttgccCAATCAAAGAGTTAGAGTATATAGGCCTTAAGAATATAGAGAACACTCAAAATCAACAGGCTGGAAAATACCAACATACTCACAAAACAGCAGCTCATGTATTTTTACTCCCCAGAAAGTCATTTTCTTAGCTAGATTTTAATAGCATAAGGACATATTATTGATACCTGGGACCTGGCATTAAGACCACAGATTTAAATTCCACTTAATTTCATGCTAGTAGCACATACCATACAAGTATGTGCTTCAGAAGATAGCCAAAGGGAGTGGTGAGAAAGCAGAGGAGGGGACCTAGGCATTTcttacaaaacactatttatttatttatttaccatgTTGTGATTCCTATCTTCTTTTCCCAGACTGTGCatgctctgcttccagcatTATGTGAATGTTATCATCTAAAAAATTTAGGTACCCCACGGTAAGTAGGATACGGATTCCTGAACAAATAGGTCTTTCACACACTGGAAAGGATTCATCTTTGTTTCCAGGTAAGTTGCAAAAGCAGCATAAGGACTTCAGCAAGGGAAAAATGCAGCAACCTGTATGCACCTAAATGACATGGATTGAGCAATGCTATTTAAGAGAAAAAGCCACCAAGTAATTCCAGATTTTGACTCAACATTTTTCATGGAAGTCAGCCAATTCATCCTTGCTATCTTAAGACTGAAGAATAAAACCTCCGATATATGCAAATACACAGGCAAGTGAACTAGATATTTCAGTTCCATCTTCTGGTTGCTGAATgacaaaaactaaaaaatgGGCAATTTATCTCTTTTGCCTATTTTGACCAAAATGTAAGATTTTCATACCTTGGCTCATAAGCTCCAATGGGGATGGCTGCAAGGTCGAAAGGTCCAAATCTTTTACCGATCTGTTCAAAAGCAACACAGTATCCGGTGtctcctgcaaagaaaaatctattccaaggtcccaagacagaccagCTGCCCCACAGAACCTTGTTGTCATCTGTCACAGTCCTTTTGCACCAGTGTTGAGAAGGGGTAAAGACAAAAGTCACCGCATCGTGACCAGGGACACAGTTCTCTTCCCACCAATCCAGTTCAATCACATTCTCACAACCGCATCTCTGCATCCAGTCTAAGAGCCCCAGAGGCACAAACCAGCGCAGCTCACTGCCGAAGCGTTCATTTAAACTTTTTACAGTGTTGTAGTCCAAATGGTCATAGTGGGTGTGGCTGATGACGACAGCATCTATTTTGGGGAGTTGATCAACTGTGCATGGAGGTGGTCGGAAGCGCTTGGGGCCCATCAGCTGCACAGGGGAAGCCCGCTGGCTGAAGATGGGGTCAGTAAGAAATACCAGTTCATCCATTTCCACCAGAACTGAGGCATGTCCCAACCACGTGACTCGCATACCAGTTCCTGTTTTTCCAACGAGTTCCGGGTTTTGAACAAAGTATGGTTTTAACACTGGAAGCTCTTTGTCAAGTTCctatcaggaaaaaagaacaaagtatgCGTGAGATGTATCAGAATGTACTTGGCTGTGAAACAAAAACTTCATACAAGACACAAATCATTACAGT of the Gallus gallus isolate bGalGal1 chromosome 1, bGalGal1.mat.broiler.GRCg7b, whole genome shotgun sequence genome contains:
- the NAPEPLD gene encoding N-acyl-phosphatidylethanolamine-hydrolyzing phospholipase D isoform X1, which codes for MQYHTRIALLSTFHRITSLRSSQKNMDKTEEPAPSASSQYPKEAVRKHHNSDRGSRGSDTSRASRKSFRLDYRLEEDVTKSKRGKDGRFVNPWPTWKSPTLPNVLKWCLMEKDNSNVPSSKQELDKELPVLKPYFVQNPELVGKTGTGMRVTWLGHASVLVEMDELVFLTDPIFSQRASPVQLMGPKRFRPPPCTVDQLPKIDAVVISHTHYDHLDYNTVKSLNERFGSELRWFVPLGLLDWMQRCGCENVIELDWWEENCVPGHDAVTFVFTPSQHWCKRTVTDDNKVLWGSWSVLGPWNRFFFAGDTGYCVAFEQIGKRFGPFDLAAIPIGAYEPRWFMKHQHVDPEEAVRIHIDVQAKKSVAIHWGTFALANEYYLDPPVKLNEALERYGLKKEDFFVLNHGESQDLSTNDGSE
- the NAPEPLD gene encoding N-acyl-phosphatidylethanolamine-hydrolyzing phospholipase D isoform X2; translation: MSSQKNMDKTEEPAPSASSQYPKEAVRKHHNSDRGSRGSDTSRASRKSFRLDYRLEEDVTKSKRGKDGRFVNPWPTWKSPTLPNVLKWCLMEKDNSNVPSSKQELDKELPVLKPYFVQNPELVGKTGTGMRVTWLGHASVLVEMDELVFLTDPIFSQRASPVQLMGPKRFRPPPCTVDQLPKIDAVVISHTHYDHLDYNTVKSLNERFGSELRWFVPLGLLDWMQRCGCENVIELDWWEENCVPGHDAVTFVFTPSQHWCKRTVTDDNKVLWGSWSVLGPWNRFFFAGDTGYCVAFEQIGKRFGPFDLAAIPIGAYEPRWFMKHQHVDPEEAVRIHIDVQAKKSVAIHWGTFALANEYYLDPPVKLNEALERYGLKKEDFFVLNHGESQDLSTNDGSE
- the NAPEPLD gene encoding N-acyl-phosphatidylethanolamine-hydrolyzing phospholipase D precursor codes for the protein MVRGRALWSCCLQLSALPSAVSCACGKPQPFNSSYWRAVEPPRRGWSGTMEEEEEEEDGTARGQRPGSSQKNMDKTEEPAPSASSQYPKEAVRKHHNSDRGSRGSDTSRASRKSFRLDYRLEEDVTKSKRGKDGRFVNPWPTWKSPTLPNVLKWCLMEKDNSNVPSSKQELDKELPVLKPYFVQNPELVGKTGTGMRVTWLGHASVLVEMDELVFLTDPIFSQRASPVQLMGPKRFRPPPCTVDQLPKIDAVVISHTHYDHLDYNTVKSLNERFGSELRWFVPLGLLDWMQRCGCENVIELDWWEENCVPGHDAVTFVFTPSQHWCKRTVTDDNKVLWGSWSVLGPWNRFFFAGDTGYCVAFEQIGKRFGPFDLAAIPIGAYEPRWFMKHQHVDPEEAVRIHIDVQAKKSVAIHWGTFALANEYYLDPPVKLNEALERYGLKKEDFFVLNHGESQDLSTNDGSE
- the NAPEPLD gene encoding N-acyl-phosphatidylethanolamine-hydrolyzing phospholipase D isoform X3 — translated: MDKTEEPAPSASSQYPKEAVRKHHNSDRGSRGSDTSRASRKSFRLDYRLEEDVTKSKRGKDGRFVNPWPTWKSPTLPNVLKWCLMEKDNSNVPSSKQELDKELPVLKPYFVQNPELVGKTGTGMRVTWLGHASVLVEMDELVFLTDPIFSQRASPVQLMGPKRFRPPPCTVDQLPKIDAVVISHTHYDHLDYNTVKSLNERFGSELRWFVPLGLLDWMQRCGCENVIELDWWEENCVPGHDAVTFVFTPSQHWCKRTVTDDNKVLWGSWSVLGPWNRFFFAGDTGYCVAFEQIGKRFGPFDLAAIPIGAYEPRWFMKHQHVDPEEAVRIHIDVQAKKSVAIHWGTFALANEYYLDPPVKLNEALERYGLKKEDFFVLNHGESQDLSTNDGSE